One segment of Variovorax paradoxus DNA contains the following:
- a CDS encoding thiamine pyrophosphate-dependent enzyme has translation MAQRKVAELIIETLQQAGVKRCYGIVGDTLNHVTDAIHRSDIEWVHVRHEEAAAFAAGAESYLTGGLTACAGSCGPGGVHFINGVFEANRNRAPVVLIASQVVTTELGMEFPQEVDFKSLYAHCTVFCEQVHSAQQAQRLTALAAQAALSRKGVAVIILPSDIAQTEVKEGLTYAVHRTAPVVRPNDAELAQLAALLGQGKKIAIYAGHGCEGAHEMLLALGQCLKAPIAHTSRAKDFVEYDNPFNMGMTGIFGVESGYRALQECDTLLLLGADFAWSQFYPGKATILQIDTDGSHLGRRHPVALGLVGDVAHTIEALIPLLEERSDRQFLDECLRHRKDAVETLRRDERPGKEGLIHPQHLTRVIDELAADDAIFTADGGSPMVWSLRHLSMNGRRRTLVSLLHGTMANAMPQALGAQKAYPGRQVVSLSGDGGIAMLLGDLMTAVQEKLPIKVVVYNNASLNFVELEQKVEGLLDNYTELLNPDFARLAEVIGFHGRKVERAEELPDAVRAFLAHPGPALLDVKVNRTELVMPPKVEFSQVAGTMLYSAKAVLSGRSSDVVDLLKDNFTE, from the coding sequence ATGGCCCAACGCAAAGTCGCCGAACTCATCATCGAAACGCTCCAGCAGGCCGGCGTCAAGCGCTGCTACGGCATCGTCGGCGACACGCTGAACCATGTCACCGACGCCATCCATCGCAGCGACATCGAGTGGGTGCATGTTCGGCACGAAGAGGCTGCGGCATTCGCGGCCGGTGCCGAGTCCTACCTGACGGGCGGGCTCACGGCCTGTGCCGGCTCGTGCGGCCCGGGCGGGGTGCACTTCATCAACGGCGTGTTCGAGGCCAACCGCAATCGCGCGCCGGTGGTGCTCATCGCCAGCCAGGTGGTCACGACCGAACTCGGCATGGAATTTCCGCAGGAGGTCGACTTCAAGTCGCTCTACGCGCACTGCACCGTGTTCTGCGAGCAGGTGCATTCGGCGCAGCAGGCGCAGCGGCTCACCGCGCTCGCTGCGCAGGCCGCGCTGTCGCGCAAGGGCGTGGCGGTGATCATCCTGCCGAGCGACATCGCGCAGACCGAAGTGAAGGAAGGCCTGACCTACGCAGTGCATCGGACCGCACCCGTGGTGCGGCCGAACGACGCTGAACTGGCGCAGCTTGCCGCGTTGCTCGGCCAGGGAAAGAAGATCGCCATCTATGCCGGCCACGGCTGCGAAGGCGCGCACGAGATGCTGCTGGCACTGGGCCAGTGCCTGAAGGCCCCCATTGCCCACACCTCGCGCGCCAAGGACTTCGTAGAGTACGACAACCCCTTCAACATGGGCATGACCGGCATCTTCGGCGTGGAGTCGGGCTACCGCGCGCTGCAGGAGTGCGACACGCTGTTGCTGCTCGGCGCCGACTTCGCATGGAGCCAGTTCTATCCGGGCAAGGCCACGATCCTGCAGATCGACACCGACGGCAGCCACCTGGGCCGCCGGCATCCGGTGGCGCTCGGGCTGGTCGGCGACGTCGCGCACACCATCGAGGCGCTCATTCCGCTGCTGGAGGAACGCAGCGACCGGCAGTTTCTCGACGAATGCCTTCGCCATCGCAAGGACGCGGTGGAAACGCTGCGGCGCGACGAGCGGCCGGGCAAGGAGGGACTGATCCATCCGCAGCACCTGACGCGGGTGATCGACGAACTCGCAGCGGACGATGCCATCTTCACTGCCGACGGCGGCAGCCCGATGGTGTGGTCTCTGCGCCACCTGAGCATGAATGGGCGCCGCCGCACGCTGGTGAGCCTGCTGCACGGCACCATGGCCAACGCCATGCCACAGGCGCTGGGCGCGCAGAAGGCCTACCCCGGACGCCAGGTCGTCTCGCTGTCGGGCGACGGCGGCATCGCGATGCTGCTGGGCGACCTCATGACCGCGGTGCAGGAGAAGCTGCCGATCAAGGTGGTGGTCTACAACAACGCGAGCCTGAACTTCGTCGAGCTCGAGCAGAAGGTCGAAGGCCTGCTCGACAACTACACCGAGTTGCTCAACCCCGACTTCGCCCGGTTGGCGGAAGTGATCGGCTTCCACGGCCGGAAGGTCGAGCGCGCCGAGGAACTGCCCGATGCCGTGCGCGCCTTTCTCGCGCATCCGGGGCCGGCCCTGCTCGACGTGAAGGTGAATCGCACCGAGCTCGTGATGCCGCCGAAGGTGGAGTTCAGCCAGGTCGCGGGCACGATGCTGTATTCGGCCAAGGCGGTGCTCAGCGGCAGGTCGTCGGACGTGGTCGACCTGCTCAAGGACAACTTCACGGAGTAG
- a CDS encoding DUF1810 domain-containing protein: MPFDLERFVTAQAPVYDTVREELVAGRKGSHWMWFVFPQLRALGRSPTARLFGLEGLDEAAAYWQHPMLGSRLHECAQLVLAVRGRSVHQIFGSPDDLKLCSCMTLFEAAAPGEAVFAEVLRQCYGGVRDDATLALLRAGPSQAMSESQRPR; encoded by the coding sequence ATGCCCTTCGACCTCGAACGCTTCGTGACCGCGCAGGCGCCCGTGTACGACACGGTGCGCGAGGAACTCGTGGCCGGCCGCAAGGGCAGCCACTGGATGTGGTTCGTCTTTCCGCAGCTGCGTGCGCTCGGCCGCAGTCCGACCGCCAGGCTCTTCGGTCTCGAAGGCCTCGACGAAGCCGCGGCCTACTGGCAACACCCGATGCTGGGAAGCCGGCTGCACGAGTGCGCGCAACTCGTGCTCGCCGTGCGCGGCCGCAGCGTGCACCAGATCTTCGGCTCGCCCGACGACCTGAAGCTGTGCTCCTGCATGACGCTGTTCGAGGCGGCGGCGCCGGGCGAAGCGGTGTTCGCCGAGGTGCTGCGGCAGTGCTACGGCGGCGTGCGTGACGACGCCACGCTGGCGCTGCTTCGCGCCGGGCCTTCTCAGGCCATGTCGGAGTCGCAGCGCCCCAGGTAG
- a CDS encoding AraC family transcriptional regulator, translating into MIRSNTFHAYQSIPRPVSMIVVEHDPEPSLIVPSHSHPRAQLAYAVKGTFTLHTPTGAWLVPPNRAVWVPGGVVHEMHARGQAVSNRSLYIQPDASPNLPTECCVIEVSPLMRQLVIDAIGIPLLYDEAGRDGRVMRLILDEICAAPRVPLHVPMPQDARLLRICRALLDDPGNDGDLEYWARHGALGRRTLTRLFRDETGITFTTWRQQLRLMEALRRLAMDTPVTTVAMDLGYESPSAFTAMFRRVMGKTPRHYLGRCDSDMA; encoded by the coding sequence ATGATTCGAAGCAACACCTTTCACGCCTACCAGTCCATCCCCCGACCGGTATCGATGATCGTGGTAGAGCATGACCCCGAGCCTTCGCTGATCGTGCCCTCTCACTCCCACCCGCGCGCCCAGCTCGCCTATGCGGTGAAGGGCACCTTCACACTGCACACGCCCACGGGCGCGTGGCTGGTGCCGCCCAACCGCGCCGTGTGGGTGCCGGGCGGCGTGGTGCACGAGATGCACGCGCGGGGGCAGGCGGTGTCGAACCGCTCGCTCTACATCCAGCCCGACGCCTCGCCGAACCTGCCCACCGAGTGCTGCGTGATCGAGGTATCGCCGCTGATGCGCCAGCTGGTCATCGACGCCATCGGCATTCCGCTGCTGTACGACGAGGCCGGCCGCGACGGCCGCGTGATGCGGCTGATCCTCGACGAGATCTGTGCCGCGCCGCGCGTGCCGCTGCATGTGCCCATGCCGCAGGATGCACGCCTGCTGCGCATCTGCCGTGCATTGCTCGACGACCCCGGCAACGACGGCGACCTGGAATACTGGGCACGCCACGGTGCGCTCGGCCGGCGCACGCTCACCCGCCTGTTCCGCGACGAGACCGGCATCACCTTCACCACCTGGCGCCAGCAGCTGAGGCTCATGGAAGCGCTGCGGCGGCTCGCGATGGACACGCCCGTGACCACCGTGGCGATGGACCTGGGCTACGAGAGCCCGAGCGCCTTCACCGCCATGTTCCGCCGCGTGATGGGCAAGACGCCCAGGCACTACCTGGGGCGCTGCGACTCCGACATGGCCTGA
- a CDS encoding ABC transporter substrate-binding protein, producing the protein MHKRDFNKFLMAAGAMGMLELNLGITRAHGQTRGGTLNSIVQPEPPILNLAISQLTPTQMVAGKIFLSLLTYDVNLKPMPSLARSWTISPDGKTYTFKLEPNAKWHDGKPLTSEDVVYTVKEFLPVTHPRAKAIFGRCESITAPDAQTVVFKLAEPFGPFIGAFDISNLPVMPKHIYAGTDVVKNPANLSPIGSGPFKLKEWVRGSHIHLVRNENYFKPNLPYLDAIIYRVVPDGASRALALENGTVQLTQWTDLELFDAQRLGKKSNLAVTTKGYEYFAPIMWLEINNRTAPLNDKRFRQAVMHAIDRNFIKDKILYGFGKVATGPVNSKTKFYEPNVRKYDFSIEKAKALLDEMGLKPDAKGTRVTVKFPVSPYGEMVQRTCEYIRQSLAKVGIAVVLESTDPGSYTQRISNWDYDLNLSWLYQFGDPALGVTRNYVTSNIRKILFTNTVGYSNAEVDKLADAAATEVDEAKRGALYSQMQKLIVEDVPIAWLVEMEFPTIYDKRIQNLVTTAIGVHESFDTVSFKG; encoded by the coding sequence ATGCACAAACGCGACTTCAACAAGTTCCTCATGGCCGCCGGCGCCATGGGCATGCTCGAGCTCAACCTGGGCATCACCCGGGCGCACGGACAGACGCGTGGCGGCACGCTCAACTCGATCGTGCAGCCCGAGCCGCCCATCCTGAACCTGGCGATCAGCCAGCTCACGCCCACGCAGATGGTGGCCGGCAAGATCTTCCTGAGCCTGCTGACCTACGACGTCAACCTGAAGCCGATGCCCAGCCTCGCCAGGAGCTGGACCATCTCGCCCGACGGCAAGACCTACACCTTCAAGCTCGAGCCCAACGCCAAGTGGCACGACGGCAAGCCGCTCACTTCGGAAGACGTGGTGTACACGGTGAAGGAGTTCCTGCCCGTCACGCATCCGCGCGCCAAGGCCATCTTCGGGCGCTGCGAATCGATCACCGCGCCCGACGCGCAGACGGTGGTCTTCAAGCTCGCCGAACCCTTCGGTCCCTTCATCGGTGCGTTCGACATCTCGAACCTGCCGGTGATGCCAAAGCACATCTACGCAGGCACCGACGTGGTGAAGAACCCGGCCAACCTGAGCCCGATCGGCTCGGGCCCGTTCAAGCTGAAGGAATGGGTGCGCGGCTCGCACATCCACCTGGTGCGCAACGAAAACTACTTCAAGCCCAACCTGCCCTACCTGGACGCGATCATCTACCGCGTGGTGCCCGATGGCGCGTCGCGCGCGCTGGCGCTGGAGAACGGCACGGTACAGCTCACGCAATGGACCGACCTGGAGCTCTTCGATGCACAGCGCCTTGGCAAGAAGTCGAACCTGGCCGTGACCACCAAGGGCTACGAATACTTCGCGCCCATCATGTGGCTGGAGATCAACAACCGCACCGCGCCGCTGAACGACAAGCGCTTCCGCCAGGCGGTGATGCATGCGATCGACCGCAACTTCATCAAGGACAAGATCCTGTACGGCTTCGGCAAGGTCGCGACCGGCCCGGTCAACTCGAAGACCAAGTTCTACGAACCCAATGTGCGCAAGTACGACTTCTCCATCGAGAAGGCCAAGGCGCTGCTCGACGAGATGGGCCTGAAGCCCGACGCCAAGGGCACGCGCGTGACGGTCAAGTTCCCGGTGTCGCCCTACGGCGAGATGGTGCAGCGCACCTGCGAATACATCCGCCAGAGCCTGGCCAAGGTGGGCATCGCGGTGGTGCTGGAGTCGACCGACCCGGGCAGCTACACGCAGCGCATCAGCAACTGGGACTACGACCTGAACCTGTCGTGGCTCTACCAGTTCGGCGACCCGGCACTGGGCGTCACGCGCAACTACGTGACCTCGAACATCCGCAAGATCCTGTTCACCAACACGGTGGGCTACTCCAACGCCGAGGTCGACAAGCTGGCCGACGCGGCCGCCACCGAGGTCGACGAGGCCAAGCGCGGCGCGCTCTACAGCCAGATGCAGAAGCTCATCGTCGAAGACGTCCCGATCGCCTGGCTGGTGGAAATGGAGTTCCCGACCATCTACGACAAGCGCATCCAGAACCTCGTGACCACGGCCATCGGCGTGCACGAGAGCTTCGACACGGTGTCGTTCAAGGGCTGA
- a CDS encoding ABC transporter permease: MKLQWLGGLGLLGARLVKMAAVILLIAIFNFMLVRAAPGDPALVIAGQSGATDEAFLARVRKDYGLDKPVTTQLATYLGKVVTLDLGYSHRQQRTVASAIAERLPATLLLTLSAFAISLVGGVVLGSLAGVRAGKPSDTLISLLALVIYATPVFWLGLMLVLLFSVQLGWLPAFGYETIGMPMSAWGAMLDKLKHLALPAFTLGMLYLAIYARLMRSSIIEVSHQDYVKTARAKGASDSRILWRHMLRNALLPVVTMAGVQAGTLIGGSVVIETVFAWPGLGRLTYDAVLQRDYQVMLGIFLVLSVLVIAFNWLTDLLYRVIDPRIKAA, encoded by the coding sequence ATGAAGCTGCAATGGCTCGGCGGGCTGGGGCTTCTGGGAGCCCGGCTCGTCAAGATGGCGGCGGTCATCCTGCTGATCGCCATCTTCAATTTCATGCTGGTGCGCGCCGCACCCGGCGACCCCGCGCTGGTGATCGCCGGGCAGTCCGGCGCCACCGACGAGGCCTTCCTGGCCCGGGTGCGCAAGGACTACGGGCTCGACAAGCCCGTGACCACGCAGCTTGCCACCTACCTGGGCAAGGTGGTCACGCTCGACCTCGGCTACTCGCACCGGCAGCAGCGCACGGTGGCCAGCGCCATCGCCGAGCGCCTGCCGGCCACGCTGCTGCTCACGCTGTCTGCCTTCGCCATCTCGCTGGTGGGGGGCGTGGTGCTCGGCAGCCTCGCGGGCGTGCGCGCGGGCAAGCCGTCGGACACGCTCATCAGCCTGCTGGCACTGGTGATCTACGCCACGCCGGTGTTCTGGCTCGGGCTGATGCTGGTGCTGCTGTTCTCGGTACAGCTCGGCTGGCTGCCGGCCTTCGGCTACGAGACCATCGGCATGCCGATGAGCGCCTGGGGCGCGATGCTCGACAAGCTCAAGCACCTGGCGCTGCCGGCGTTCACGCTCGGCATGCTGTACCTGGCGATCTACGCGCGGCTGATGCGCTCGTCGATCATCGAGGTCAGCCACCAGGACTACGTGAAGACCGCGCGCGCCAAGGGCGCATCGGACAGCCGAATCCTCTGGCGCCACATGCTGCGCAACGCGCTGCTGCCGGTGGTGACCATGGCCGGCGTGCAGGCCGGCACGCTGATCGGCGGCTCGGTGGTCATCGAGACCGTCTTCGCGTGGCCCGGCCTGGGCCGCCTCACCTACGACGCGGTGCTGCAGCGCGACTACCAGGTGATGCTGGGCATCTTCCTGGTGCTCTCCGTGCTCGTCATTGCCTTCAACTGGCTGACCGATCTGCTCTACCGCGTGATCGACCCCCGAATCAAGGCCGCCTGA
- a CDS encoding ABC transporter permease has product MKATLRSFLRHPSGMLGLVILLAVIALAVTAPIFFPGDPWDTIAAPFTPPGTDGMLLGSDSLGRDIASGIAHGTRVSLMIGLASTLVALIIGVVVGALSGYLGGRIGEALMRFTELFQTIPAFMLCILLVAILEPSIRTVVVAIALVSWPQVARLTRGEFLSLKEREFVQAARCQGESPLSLIVRYILPNALSPIIVAGSLSIASAILIESALSFMGLGDPNLMSWGFMIGAARTMLRQAWWMSFFPGLAILLTVLAINLVGEGLNDVLNPRISRQ; this is encoded by the coding sequence ATGAAAGCCACCCTTCGTTCCTTCCTGCGCCACCCGAGCGGCATGCTCGGGCTGGTGATATTGCTGGCGGTGATCGCGCTGGCCGTCACCGCGCCCATCTTCTTTCCCGGCGACCCGTGGGACACCATCGCGGCGCCCTTCACCCCGCCGGGCACCGACGGCATGCTGCTGGGCAGCGACAGCCTGGGGCGCGACATCGCCTCGGGCATCGCGCACGGCACGCGCGTGTCGCTCATGATCGGCCTGGCCTCCACCCTGGTGGCGCTGATCATCGGCGTGGTGGTCGGCGCACTCTCGGGCTACCTGGGCGGGCGCATCGGCGAGGCGCTGATGCGCTTCACCGAGCTCTTCCAGACCATTCCGGCGTTCATGCTGTGCATCCTGCTGGTGGCCATCCTGGAGCCGTCGATCCGCACCGTGGTGGTGGCCATCGCGCTGGTGAGCTGGCCGCAGGTGGCGCGGCTCACGCGCGGCGAGTTCCTGAGCCTGAAGGAGCGCGAGTTCGTGCAGGCTGCGCGCTGCCAGGGCGAGTCGCCGCTGTCGCTGATCGTGCGCTACATCCTGCCGAACGCGCTGTCGCCCATCATCGTGGCGGGCTCTCTGAGCATCGCCAGCGCCATCCTCATCGAGAGCGCATTGAGCTTCATGGGCCTGGGCGATCCCAACCTCATGAGCTGGGGCTTCATGATCGGCGCCGCGCGCACCATGCTGCGCCAGGCCTGGTGGATGAGCTTCTTTCCCGGCCTCGCCATCCTGCTGACGGTGCTGGCCATCAACCTCGTGGGCGAAGGCCTGAACGACGTGCTCAACCCACGGATCTCGCGCCAATGA
- a CDS encoding ABC transporter ATP-binding protein, whose amino-acid sequence MPPSTPSKPGAPLLSIQDLSIVLPSSGDRSHAVDRLCLDIAENEIVCLVGESGSGKSMTAHAILGLLPPRVKLDAQSRVLLEGTDLTRLDAAGMRKLRGERIAMVFQEPMSALNPLQRIGAQVAEALQLHNTAGLTASAIEERCIAIIGAVGLPAPRQIVRSYPFQLSGGQRQRVMIAMALLNNPRLLLADEPTTALDVTTQRQILDLMQSLQAERRMGVLFITHDFGVVADIANRVVVMRHGRVVEQGTRDEVLRNPQHEYTRALINAVPGRHARSTPRSAAKTEPLLKIEQLRKTFVSKSGMFAPPRTVVAADGIDLAIEEGETVSVVGESGSGKSTLGRMVMRLIEPDSGAITFAGQPVLTQNAAALREYRRQVQIIFQDPFASLNPRQKVGDAIARGPMIFGTPRADALKSAAALLDRVGLGASAVNRFPHEFSGGQRQRISIARALALKPRLLIADEAVSALDVSIQAQVLALLAELKAELGLTMMFITHDLRVAAEISNSVVVMRKGQIVERGAPGQLFSAPQHEYTRQLLGAMPGLDFFEHKFAA is encoded by the coding sequence ATGCCTCCTTCCACGCCCTCCAAGCCGGGCGCTCCCCTGCTGTCGATCCAGGATCTGTCGATCGTTCTGCCCAGCTCGGGCGATCGCAGCCATGCGGTGGACCGCCTCTGCCTCGACATCGCCGAGAACGAGATCGTCTGCCTGGTCGGCGAGTCCGGCTCCGGCAAGTCCATGACGGCGCACGCCATCCTCGGCCTGCTGCCGCCGCGCGTGAAGCTCGATGCGCAGAGCCGCGTGCTGCTCGAGGGCACCGATCTCACCAGGCTCGACGCCGCAGGCATGCGCAAGCTGCGCGGCGAGCGCATCGCGATGGTGTTCCAGGAGCCGATGAGCGCGCTCAATCCGCTGCAGCGCATCGGCGCGCAGGTGGCCGAGGCGCTGCAGCTGCACAACACGGCGGGCCTCACGGCCTCGGCCATCGAGGAACGCTGCATCGCGATCATCGGGGCGGTCGGCCTGCCCGCGCCGCGGCAGATCGTTCGCAGCTACCCGTTCCAGCTTTCGGGCGGCCAGCGCCAGCGCGTGATGATCGCGATGGCACTGCTGAACAATCCGCGCCTGCTGCTCGCCGACGAGCCGACCACCGCGCTGGACGTGACCACGCAGCGGCAGATCCTCGACCTGATGCAGTCGCTGCAGGCCGAGCGCCGCATGGGCGTGCTCTTCATCACGCACGACTTCGGCGTGGTCGCGGACATCGCCAACCGCGTGGTGGTGATGCGCCACGGCCGCGTGGTCGAGCAAGGCACGCGCGACGAGGTGCTGCGCAACCCGCAGCACGAGTACACGCGCGCGCTCATCAACGCGGTGCCGGGCCGCCATGCACGCAGCACGCCCCGCAGCGCGGCGAAGACCGAGCCGCTGCTGAAGATCGAGCAGCTGCGCAAGACCTTCGTGTCGAAGTCGGGCATGTTCGCGCCGCCGCGCACGGTGGTGGCCGCCGACGGCATCGATCTCGCCATCGAGGAAGGCGAGACGGTGTCGGTGGTGGGCGAGTCGGGCTCCGGCAAGTCCACGCTCGGGCGCATGGTGATGCGGCTGATCGAGCCCGACAGCGGCGCCATCACGTTCGCCGGCCAGCCGGTGCTCACGCAGAACGCAGCCGCGCTGCGCGAGTACCGCCGGCAGGTGCAGATCATCTTCCAAGACCCGTTCGCCTCGCTGAACCCGCGCCAGAAGGTGGGCGACGCCATCGCGCGCGGCCCGATGATCTTCGGCACGCCGCGCGCCGATGCGCTGAAGTCCGCGGCAGCGCTGCTCGACCGCGTAGGCCTGGGGGCTTCGGCCGTCAACCGCTTTCCGCACGAGTTCTCGGGCGGCCAGCGCCAGCGCATCTCGATCGCGCGGGCGCTGGCGCTGAAGCCGCGCCTGCTGATCGCCGACGAGGCGGTGTCCGCGCTCGACGTGTCGATCCAGGCGCAGGTGCTGGCGCTGCTGGCCGAACTGAAGGCCGAGCTGGGCCTGACCATGATGTTCATCACGCACGACCTGCGCGTGGCGGCCGAGATCTCGAACTCGGTGGTGGTGATGCGCAAGGGCCAGATCGTGGAGCGCGGCGCGCCGGGGCAGCTCTTCAGCGCCCCGCAGCACGAATACACGCGCCAGCTGCTCGGCGCGATGCCGGGCCTCGATTTCTTCGAACACAAGTTCGCAGCATGA
- a CDS encoding serine hydrolase domain-containing protein: MTPGHPELGWRMGAPRRVEDPEAWSEARVRERFCALRTGVPTTQVWRGEGPPSALPRALRDDIDTVAFTPLGGSAPMSWRQSLSANHTDGIVVLHKGRIVYEHYDGPLRAHTPHVCMSVTKSLVGTLAAAEMVAGRIDPDALVTAYVPELEASAWGNATVRQTMDMTTALEYDEDYTRPGAEVWSYLRAAGQLPREPGVIDPAGIRAFVCTVQRNDWHGEAFAYKTVNTEVLAWILCNVTGQPLERLVEERLWGPMGAEHDAYFGVDGKRLAGAGGAFNGTLRDMARFGEVMRCNGFYNGRRIVPEAAIEDIRRGGSPAHFAHAGYALLPGWSYRHMWWVTHNAHGAYCARGIHGQGIYIDPVAEMTIARFASHPRAGNAGLDPTTLPAYHALALHLLAES, encoded by the coding sequence ATGACGCCAGGCCATCCCGAACTCGGCTGGCGCATGGGTGCGCCACGACGCGTCGAAGACCCCGAGGCCTGGTCTGAAGCCCGCGTGCGCGAACGCTTCTGCGCCTTGCGCACCGGCGTGCCCACCACGCAGGTGTGGCGCGGCGAGGGCCCGCCGAGCGCTCTGCCGCGCGCGCTGCGCGACGACATCGACACGGTCGCCTTCACGCCGCTGGGCGGCTCCGCGCCCATGAGCTGGCGCCAGTCGCTCTCGGCCAACCACACCGACGGCATCGTGGTGCTGCACAAGGGCCGCATCGTCTACGAGCACTACGACGGCCCGCTGCGCGCGCACACGCCGCATGTGTGCATGTCGGTCACCAAGTCGCTGGTCGGCACGCTGGCCGCGGCGGAGATGGTGGCCGGGCGCATCGACCCCGACGCGCTGGTGACGGCCTACGTGCCCGAGCTCGAGGCCAGCGCCTGGGGCAACGCCACCGTGCGCCAGACCATGGACATGACCACCGCGCTCGAATACGACGAGGACTACACGCGCCCCGGCGCCGAGGTCTGGTCGTACCTGCGCGCGGCGGGACAGCTGCCGCGCGAACCCGGCGTGATCGACCCCGCCGGCATCCGGGCGTTCGTCTGCACCGTGCAGCGCAACGACTGGCACGGCGAAGCCTTCGCCTACAAGACGGTCAACACCGAGGTGCTGGCCTGGATCCTGTGCAACGTGACCGGCCAGCCGCTGGAAAGGCTGGTCGAGGAACGCCTCTGGGGCCCGATGGGCGCCGAGCACGACGCCTACTTCGGCGTGGACGGCAAGCGCCTCGCGGGCGCGGGCGGCGCCTTCAACGGCACGCTGCGCGACATGGCGCGCTTCGGCGAGGTAATGCGCTGCAACGGCTTCTACAACGGACGGCGCATCGTGCCCGAGGCCGCCATCGAGGACATCCGCCGCGGCGGCAGCCCTGCGCACTTCGCGCACGCGGGCTACGCGCTGCTGCCGGGCTGGAGCTACCGGCACATGTGGTGGGTCACGCACAACGCCCACGGCGCGTATTGCGCGCGCGGCATCCACGGCCAGGGGATCTACATCGATCCCGTGGCGGAGATGACCATCGCACGCTTCGCCTCCCACCCCAGGGCCGGCAATGCCGGCCTCGACCCGACCACCCTTCCGGCGTACCACGCGCTGGCGCTGCACCTTCTCGCCGAGTCATGA
- a CDS encoding 2-hydroxyacid dehydrogenase, giving the protein MTTVALLSRSANLDFLRPLLLAADPTLDIATWPDPRCLDAEVAACWQSPPGIYERMPNLRLVHSIAAGVDNVVAGQDLRGLPVCRVVDPLLADGMLQFVLWGVLHFHRKIDQAMASQRAREWKRPLQTPASSCNVGLMGLGELGGHIASFLPRLGYTVSGWARSAREIPDVEVFSGEEGFEPFLSQVDVLVCLLPLTPQTRGILNARTFAAMPEGGALIHCGRGEHLVEADLLAAIDSGRLRGAVIDVFEQEPLPPDNPLWNAPGVVVTPHMATMAAFDVVASQIARNVAQLRTGEPLFNQVDMARGY; this is encoded by the coding sequence ATGACCACTGTCGCCCTCCTGAGCCGTTCCGCCAACCTGGACTTCCTGCGCCCGCTGCTTCTGGCCGCGGACCCGACGCTCGACATCGCCACCTGGCCCGACCCGCGCTGCCTCGACGCCGAGGTGGCCGCCTGCTGGCAGTCGCCGCCCGGCATCTACGAACGCATGCCCAACCTGAGGCTGGTGCACAGCATCGCGGCCGGCGTCGACAACGTGGTGGCCGGGCAGGACCTGCGCGGCCTGCCGGTGTGCCGCGTGGTCGACCCGCTGCTGGCTGACGGCATGCTGCAGTTCGTGCTGTGGGGCGTGCTGCACTTCCACCGCAAGATCGACCAGGCCATGGCCAGCCAGCGCGCACGCGAGTGGAAGCGCCCGCTGCAGACACCCGCCTCGTCATGCAACGTGGGGCTGATGGGCCTCGGCGAGCTCGGCGGGCACATCGCCTCGTTCCTGCCGCGGCTGGGCTACACGGTGAGCGGATGGGCGCGCTCGGCCCGCGAGATTCCCGACGTGGAAGTGTTCAGCGGCGAGGAAGGTTTCGAGCCCTTCCTTTCCCAGGTCGACGTGCTGGTGTGCCTGCTGCCGCTGACACCGCAGACGCGCGGCATCCTGAACGCACGCACCTTCGCCGCCATGCCGGAGGGCGGCGCGCTCATCCACTGCGGACGCGGCGAACACCTGGTCGAGGCCGACCTGCTGGCGGCGATCGACAGCGGCCGGCTGCGCGGCGCGGTGATCGACGTGTTCGAGCAGGAGCCGCTGCCACCCGACAACCCCTTGTGGAACGCGCCCGGCGTGGTCGTGACGCCCCACATGGCAACCATGGCCGCCTTCGACGTGGTGGCCTCGCAGATCGCACGCAACGTGGCGCAGCTTCGCACCGGTGAGCCGCTCTTCAACCAGGTGGACATGGCACGCGGCTACTGA